One genomic segment of Tripterygium wilfordii isolate XIE 37 chromosome 9, ASM1340144v1, whole genome shotgun sequence includes these proteins:
- the LOC120006010 gene encoding uncharacterized protein LOC120006010: MVRAPVDRIEGQISGVDIGDRDVSRPGRELYEMEQLRKTNPLEFSGEGEGFEAGEWLRQMSRRLETLAIPGNRRMMLISYYLGGADKAKQYLDLVQTPEMTVSQYTKKYEELYKYGKKYAPNDESKVKKYRDGLLPSIGRMVIASRVRTYDETVDMALELERGKRNFRQYWDVQKGRKASTISGSGRGSQKKPRTEFQGLRGQKVDQGKGSGPRDGKIVCFKCGKEGHKKSQCPIMGVRCYGCGMVAHRKYECPRGGRASEQSQAPGLPPPAPTPALPSTVPSGGRGRGGAKRQTALTHGRTYALGHHEASKHPNFIGVIDCVCRFGSVALKADLYVLDFKDFDVILGVDWLTKHHALMDFWERKVTLNVPEGRVIQLHGSKGVPCPHFMDNPSYQNCRITSLITSAPRSDVATPTRVVEEYMDVFPDELPGLSPKREIDFTIELHPNVKPISIPPYRMAPAELKELMTQLEELQDLGLLDQVTVKNKYPRPQINDLFDQLRSAKHFSKIDLH, from the exons ATGGTTAGGGCACCGGTGGACCGCATTGAGGGGCAGATTTCAGGAGTTGATATTGGGGATAGAGATGTATCGAGACCCGGACGAGAGTTATATGAGATGGAGCAGCTGCGTAAGACAAATCCCCTAGAGTTTTCTGGAGAGGGGGAGGGATTTGAAGCTGGGGAGTGGTTGCGTCAGATGAGCAGGCGATTGGAGACTTTAGCTATACCGGGCAATAGGAGGATGATGttgatctcatattatttgGGGGGG GCGGATAAGGCCAAACAGTATCTTGATTTAGTGCAGACACCCGAGATGACAGTGTCACAATATACCAAGAAGTATGAGGAGTTGTACAAGTATGGGAAGAAGTATGCTCCAAATGATGAGAGTAAAGTTAAGAAATACCGAGATGGTCTACTTCCGAGCATTGGCAGAatggtgattgcttctagggtgCGAACTTATGATGAGACGGTGGATATGGCACTAGAGTTAGAGCGAGGAAAGCGCAACTTCCGCCAATATTGGGATGTGCAGAAGGGTCGCAAAGCTTCAACAATTAGTGGTAGTGGAAGAGGTAGTCAGAAGAAACCAAGGACTGAGTTTCAGGGCTTAAGGGGCCAGAAGGTTGATCAAGGCAAAGGTTCGGGGCCAAGGGATGGTAAGATTGTGTGTTTCAAGTGCGGCAAAGAGGGCCATAAGAAGAGTCAGTGCCCTATCATGGGAGTCAGgtgttatgggtgtggtatgGTTGCGCATAGGAAATATGAGTGCCCACGAGGTGGCAGAGCTTCAGAGCAGTCACAGGCACCAGGTTTGCCACCACCAGCTCCTACTccagctcttccttctactgttCCGTCAGGAGGAAGGGGGCGGGGTGGGGCTAAGCGGCAGACAGCATTGACTCATGGAAGAACATATGCATTAGGACACCATGAAGCATCTAagcatcctaacttcattggag TTATTGATTGTGTGTGCCGGTTTGGTAGTGTAGCTCTAAAGGCTGATTTGTATGTCCtagacttcaaggattttgatgtaatccttggagtaGATTGGTTAACCAAGCATCATGCATTGATGGACTTTTGGGAAAGGAAAGTCACTCTTAATGTACCAGAAGGAAGGGTGATACAGTTACACGGGTCGAAGGGTGTtccatgtcctcacttcatggacaacccttcatatcaaaattgtaggATCACGAGTTTGATTACGTCGGCACCTAGGAGCGATGTAGCTACTCCGACCCGTGTGGTAGAGgagtacatggatgtatttcCAGATGAATTACCCGGATTATCACcgaagagggagattgattttACTATTGAATTGCATCcaaatgttaagccaatttcgattccaCCATATCGAATGGCTCCGGCCGAATTGAAGGAGTTAATGactcagttggaagagttgCAAGACTTGGGTTTATTAGACCAA gttacggtaaagaacaagtatccgCGGCCAcagataaatgatttgtttgatcaattgagaagTGCTAagcatttctctaagattgatTTACATTAg